A single Acetivibrio cellulolyticus CD2 DNA region contains:
- a CDS encoding class I adenylate-forming enzyme family protein gives MSDSSYRNIYSVIKNYASTYGDKILIAVEDEEVSYSSFITDVDIISNALAFMGITPNKKVGIIIPNSAIWYKIFWAIVKMGAIPVPLDPQIGQWEMERVISLADIEICFVASRYRANNILDNILKAAGNIPTLKNIIATEPEKDTDFVLSFRSFKEKACGCDYEGQVYKPEEADNLMLACTSGSTGNPKIIAVPHIGFYKSQCDMGEYLGFGSSDVMLLGMPLYHQGGFGMGLQMILKGGSVLYQPTFDPEKFLSTIEQKKVTVAQLTTTLAKIILSVPDFDKYDLSSLRMCYFAGEVLPMEVARIFFERLNIRVVNVIGSSETATMVVWDSEYDRELDPNDYRTLPFTKMKVMGSQNNDVSEGEVGTIFIHTDALINEYYKNEQETSLKIRWLDGIKWFDTGDLGEKRQDGRVRFIGRVKRIIKRGSNLIYPEESEAFILTHPNVEAVAVIGEKHELMGEMVVAYIQPKKDCKFTRADLIKFCQGKLAAYKMPDKVVITDELPHDIGKIQFKYIKEQEGQDDK, from the coding sequence ATGAGTGATTCATCTTATAGGAATATTTATTCGGTTATAAAAAACTATGCTTCTACATATGGTGATAAAATTCTTATTGCAGTTGAGGATGAGGAAGTAAGCTACAGCAGTTTTATTACGGATGTGGACATTATATCTAATGCTCTTGCCTTTATGGGAATAACCCCAAATAAAAAAGTCGGAATTATTATACCTAATTCTGCAATTTGGTATAAGATTTTCTGGGCAATTGTAAAGATGGGTGCCATACCTGTTCCGCTGGATCCTCAAATCGGTCAGTGGGAAATGGAACGGGTTATATCTCTTGCAGATATTGAAATTTGTTTTGTTGCTTCCAGGTACAGGGCAAATAATATCCTGGATAACATATTGAAAGCCGCCGGGAATATTCCAACTTTAAAGAACATAATTGCTACAGAACCTGAAAAGGATACAGATTTTGTATTATCATTTAGAAGTTTTAAAGAAAAGGCTTGTGGCTGTGATTATGAGGGACAAGTATATAAGCCGGAAGAGGCTGATAATTTAATGCTTGCATGTACATCTGGCAGTACTGGAAATCCTAAAATTATTGCTGTTCCACATATAGGGTTTTATAAATCGCAGTGTGATATGGGTGAATATTTAGGATTTGGCAGTTCTGACGTTATGCTTCTCGGAATGCCGCTTTACCATCAAGGTGGTTTTGGAATGGGCCTTCAGATGATTTTAAAAGGAGGTTCAGTTCTATATCAGCCGACTTTTGACCCGGAGAAGTTTTTGAGTACAATTGAGCAAAAGAAAGTAACTGTAGCCCAACTTACAACAACACTGGCTAAAATTATACTATCAGTTCCAGACTTTGATAAATATGATTTATCAAGCCTCAGGATGTGTTATTTTGCGGGAGAAGTTCTCCCAATGGAAGTCGCACGTATTTTTTTTGAAAGGCTGAATATAAGGGTTGTAAATGTAATAGGTTCGTCAGAAACGGCCACTATGGTAGTATGGGATTCTGAATATGACAGGGAACTCGACCCAAATGATTACCGGACACTGCCTTTTACAAAAATGAAAGTGATGGGTTCACAGAACAATGATGTATCGGAAGGTGAAGTTGGAACGATATTTATTCATACTGATGCACTAATAAATGAGTACTATAAAAACGAGCAGGAAACGTCCTTAAAGATAAGGTGGCTTGATGGAATTAAGTGGTTTGATACGGGTGATCTTGGTGAGAAAAGGCAAGATGGCAGGGTTCGGTTTATAGGAAGGGTCAAGAGGATTATAAAACGTGGCTCCAACTTGATTTACCCTGAGGAAAGTGAAGCTTTCATATTAACTCATCCTAATGTAGAAGCAGTTGCTGTTATCGGTGAGAAGCATGAACTGATGGGTGAGATGGTGGTAGCCTATATTCAGCCCAAGAAAGACTGTAAATTTACCCGTGCTGACCTGATAAAATTCTGTCAGGGCAAACTGGCAGCATACAAAATGCCGGACAAGGTAGTAATTACAGATGAGCTGCCGCATGATATAGGCAAAATACAATTTAAATATATAAAAGAGCAGGAGGGACAAGATGATAAGTAA
- a CDS encoding class I adenylate-forming enzyme family protein, which translates to MISKSLKNVNDIYEEFIKTGKPQDTIMCIDEKSITLEEFQRNVDLFTKHLIKLGVQTGTVVGYTMPNCQEIFYLFIAISRLGGCAVPLFHMLPDMAKVDIFKKCKVQFVITKSQQFANLKESSDKMGAQYKIATIDESNAFYNFTMPICPEIEIKDYILAQTDPDLPILMASSSGTTGIPKSVIMTQSNFASEIHASYELVSPFNINGPDGFSSIMAFPLSTAGILTCLGALFEGVCAIFMTEISPVKFVQLLAYWKADTMSAPPAFYEAILTLPTLDNLDLSSIKRVMTGMDFFSPSLWSRLKAKFTGLNGFANGYGLTETSNVFMICKSIGEENPTSTTLMKLAENIGNAIEVRDEEGNCVPVGSEGELYVKGPNVVKGYVGNPEETQKSFNDGWFKTGDIVRYEGNNSITLLGRKKYLIKRGGKQISPIVVQDYINSLPGVKESAVVGVPHQLYGEMTWAFIVKKEGCDLEIKDIMKHCRSGLVNYMVPDQMSFIEEIPKNSGVGKVNYEKLKEIANNELLNITGGSHE; encoded by the coding sequence ATGATAAGTAAGAGTTTGAAAAACGTTAATGACATTTATGAGGAATTTATAAAAACAGGCAAGCCGCAAGATACTATTATGTGCATTGATGAAAAATCTATTACGCTTGAAGAATTTCAAAGAAATGTTGATTTGTTTACAAAACACCTAATTAAATTAGGGGTGCAGACAGGCACTGTTGTAGGTTATACAATGCCAAACTGTCAGGAGATTTTCTATCTCTTTATAGCTATTTCAAGACTTGGAGGCTGTGCTGTTCCATTATTTCATATGCTGCCTGATATGGCAAAGGTAGATATCTTTAAGAAATGCAAGGTGCAATTTGTGATAACAAAATCGCAGCAGTTTGCTAATTTGAAGGAGTCTTCCGACAAGATGGGTGCCCAATATAAAATTGCAACCATTGATGAAAGTAATGCTTTTTACAATTTCACAATGCCTATATGTCCTGAAATAGAAATAAAAGATTATATTCTTGCACAAACCGATCCGGATTTACCTATTCTTATGGCATCAAGTTCTGGTACTACAGGGATTCCTAAGTCTGTAATAATGACACAATCAAACTTTGCTTCTGAAATTCATGCGTCTTATGAATTGGTTTCTCCGTTTAATATTAATGGACCAGATGGATTTTCTTCAATAATGGCTTTCCCTCTTTCTACGGCTGGTATTTTAACATGTCTCGGTGCATTGTTTGAAGGTGTATGTGCTATTTTTATGACAGAAATTTCACCGGTTAAGTTTGTTCAATTGCTGGCATATTGGAAAGCTGACACAATGTCTGCTCCACCGGCATTTTATGAAGCAATTTTAACTTTGCCTACATTGGATAACTTAGATTTATCATCTATAAAGAGAGTAATGACCGGTATGGATTTCTTTTCTCCATCTCTTTGGAGTAGACTTAAGGCTAAGTTTACAGGCCTTAATGGATTTGCAAACGGCTATGGTTTAACTGAAACCAGCAATGTATTTATGATCTGCAAATCAATTGGTGAAGAAAATCCAACCTCTACAACTCTTATGAAACTGGCTGAAAACATTGGAAATGCTATAGAGGTTCGTGATGAAGAAGGTAACTGCGTGCCTGTTGGAAGTGAAGGGGAGCTTTATGTAAAAGGTCCAAATGTGGTAAAAGGCTACGTAGGAAATCCCGAAGAAACTCAAAAAAGTTTTAATGACGGATGGTTTAAAACAGGTGATATAGTTAGGTATGAGGGCAATAATTCAATTACACTGCTGGGCAGAAAAAAATATCTTATAAAACGGGGTGGAAAACAGATATCTCCGATTGTTGTTCAAGATTATATAAATAGTCTTCCAGGCGTTAAAGAATCAGCAGTAGTCGGTGTGCCTCACCAGCTGTATGGGGAAATGACATGGGCATTTATAGTGAAAAAGGAAGGCTGCGATTTGGAGATAAAGGATATAATGAAACACTGTCGAAGCGGGCTGGTTAATTATATGGTACCGGATCAGATGTCTTTTATTGAAGAAATTCCTAAAAATTCCGGTGTAGGAAAGGTTAATTACGAAAAGCTTAAAGAAATTGCAAATAATGAATTATTAAATATAACAGGAGGCAGCCATGAATAA
- a CDS encoding acyl carrier protein has translation MNNKIEWSDFVQKVSEYTGIEVSEINEGTNIYSDLGMDSLGLFSLGMFLIKEYGIKIPLSSVATIEAVGDIYKLMNEQ, from the coding sequence ATGAATAATAAAATTGAATGGTCTGATTTTGTACAAAAGGTATCGGAATATACTGGGATAGAAGTAAGTGAAATAAATGAAGGTACAAACATTTACAGTGACCTTGGTATGGATTCTTTGGGGCTATTCAGCCTTGGAATGTTTCTGATAAAAGAGTATGGTATAAAAATTCCCTTATCGTCAGTAGCAACTATAGAAGCTGTTGGAGATATATACAAATTAATGAACGAACAATAA
- a CDS encoding thioesterase II family protein: MEKIKLFCLPYAGGSAMSYMSWKRYLDKRIELKPIELSGRGKRFVEPLYGDAKDAVDDIYNRISGELDGTAYAIYGHSMGTILTYELIRAIIGKNGQEPLHVFFSGRYPPFAEVEDENVYMLPDREFMAKISSLGGTNQEVLENKELLDLFLPVLRADYKLVETYKHNGSILKLNCDISVLSGKYDDYVEGKSVERWQECTNKNCKFYEFDDGHFFINKCKEGVIAVINKTLLDS, from the coding sequence TTGGAAAAGATAAAACTCTTCTGCCTGCCTTATGCAGGTGGATCTGCAATGAGTTATATGAGCTGGAAAAGGTATCTGGATAAAAGAATTGAATTAAAACCTATAGAACTCTCAGGCAGGGGGAAACGCTTTGTTGAGCCTTTGTATGGAGATGCCAAAGATGCCGTAGATGATATATACAATAGAATTTCCGGAGAATTGGATGGAACCGCGTATGCGATATATGGCCACAGCATGGGTACTATACTTACATATGAATTAATCCGCGCTATAATCGGTAAAAATGGGCAAGAACCTTTACATGTATTTTTCTCAGGGCGTTATCCTCCGTTTGCTGAGGTAGAAGATGAAAACGTATATATGCTTCCTGACCGGGAATTTATGGCTAAAATCAGTAGTCTAGGAGGTACAAATCAAGAAGTATTGGAAAACAAAGAACTTCTTGACCTCTTTCTTCCGGTATTGAGAGCGGATTACAAGCTTGTTGAAACATATAAACACAATGGCAGTATTCTAAAACTAAACTGTGATATATCGGTATTAAGCGGGAAGTATGATGATTACGTTGAAGGAAAGAGTGTAGAACGATGGCAGGAGTGTACAAATAAGAACTGCAAGTTTTATGAGTTTGACGACGGACATTTCTTTATCAATAAGTGTAAGGAAGGTGTTATAGCTGTTATTAATAAAACATTGTTGGATTCTTGA
- a CDS encoding cohesin domain-containing protein translates to MKKLISGLVIGGILGSCMFVYAAATSWTATKASFKVMVRGEEFISENPAIVVEGRTYLPLRAMGDALGVNVEWNDQLRQAEVGMATKTQTTNSGSAKTNTGDADKGKTSWIATKASFKVMVRGEEFISENPPIVVEGRTYLPLRALGDALGVRVEWNESLRQAQVGDVTPSATIVPVVTPSTTPASGATPKRTSAVSAADTITVEMATVEAKAGDVVEIPITFSNISKIGIATIDFTVTYNAANLEFIEAPAGDIVKNAGVNYGSNKSEDGSIKFLFLDYTMTGAESINSNGVFTKIKFKVKDTAKVGENSIAISGDSTFGDTQLAAMKVEYKAGTVKVVE, encoded by the coding sequence ATGAAAAAATTAATCAGTGGTTTGGTTATTGGTGGTATACTAGGAAGCTGCATGTTTGTTTATGCTGCTGCAACAAGTTGGACAGCAACAAAGGCATCATTCAAAGTGATGGTACGTGGAGAAGAATTTATATCAGAGAATCCGGCAATAGTCGTAGAAGGAAGAACATATTTGCCTTTGAGGGCTATGGGTGATGCTTTGGGAGTAAATGTTGAGTGGAATGATCAATTAAGGCAGGCTGAAGTAGGAATGGCAACTAAAACACAAACTACTAATAGTGGTTCTGCGAAGACTAATACAGGAGATGCTGATAAAGGTAAGACTAGTTGGATAGCGACAAAGGCATCATTCAAAGTAATGGTTCGTGGAGAAGAGTTTATTTCCGAGAATCCACCTATTGTTGTTGAGGGAAGGACATATTTACCGTTAAGAGCACTTGGCGATGCTTTGGGGGTAAGGGTAGAGTGGAACGAATCATTAAGGCAGGCTCAAGTTGGAGACGTGACTCCATCAGCAACTATAGTTCCAGTAGTAACTCCATCAACAACTCCAGCTTCAGGAGCAACTCCAAAACGAACATCAGCAGTTTCAGCTGCAGATACTATTACTGTTGAAATGGCTACTGTGGAGGCTAAAGCAGGGGATGTTGTCGAAATTCCAATTACTTTTTCCAATATATCTAAAATAGGAATTGCAACTATTGATTTTACAGTTACATATAATGCTGCTAATTTGGAGTTTATTGAAGCACCAGCTGGAGATATCGTAAAGAATGCAGGCGTAAATTATGGAAGTAATAAGAGTGAAGATGGTAGTATAAAGTTCTTGTTTTTAGATTATACTATGACTGGTGCAGAATCAATAAATTCTAACGGTGTTTTCACAAAAATTAAATTTAAAGTTAAGGATACTGCCAAAGTGGGTGAAAATTCTATAGCAATATCTGGAGATTCAACATTTGGAGATACTCAGCTAGCAGCAATGAAAGTAGAATATAAAGCAGGAACAGTAAAAGTAGTAGAATAA
- a CDS encoding nitroreductase family protein: MNSFLDLASGRRSIRKYSEQGIPDEDIRYFISAAVNAPSGCDSQCWRFAAVRNRAVISKIKDAVIKKLEDILEEKRDDVTDSYLTSKRKMVTFFEKAPLVIAVFMTEAQYYDQILISALKGHGLNSEDIMKLFANYDLLSIGAAIQNLLLAVHEKGYGACWMNEPAIAAEDINNILGVPLENKFISLIPIGVPAYTPREKKLKSLEEVFTII, translated from the coding sequence ATGAATAGTTTTTTAGATCTAGCTTCTGGAAGAAGGAGTATAAGAAAATATTCTGAACAAGGAATACCAGATGAGGATATAAGATATTTTATAAGTGCTGCAGTAAATGCTCCAAGCGGCTGTGATAGTCAATGCTGGAGGTTTGCGGCGGTTAGAAACAGGGCTGTGATTAGTAAAATTAAAGATGCAGTAATCAAAAAACTAGAAGACATATTGGAAGAAAAAAGAGATGATGTGACAGACTCTTATCTGACTTCAAAAAGGAAAATGGTAACTTTCTTTGAAAAGGCACCCTTAGTTATAGCAGTGTTTATGACAGAAGCACAATATTATGATCAGATTTTGATCTCTGCCCTCAAAGGACATGGGCTTAACAGCGAAGATATTATGAAACTCTTTGCAAACTATGATTTGCTCTCTATAGGTGCAGCAATACAAAACCTTTTACTTGCGGTGCACGAAAAGGGTTATGGAGCATGTTGGATGAATGAACCGGCTATTGCGGCAGAAGATATAAACAATATTCTGGGTGTTCCTTTAGAAAATAAATTTATAAGTCTTATACCAATTGGTGTACCCGCTTATACACCAAGGGAAAAAAAGCTCAAAAGCTTGGAAGAGGTTTTTACGATAATATAA
- a CDS encoding carbohydrate-binding protein — MKRLNFRRVTALISASAFLVMSYTTESFALTETVQSYCTKKVSPVVSVNLGGAQDITVDGVNFKSQNAVKNLLTSVGGPSSEVIPSSAVKALSKIEAESLVENHGLVIESCPDTNGTENLAYIDNGDYAAYENVYFARGTRGFMARVSSDTEGGYIEFRLDSPSGEVIGKVKVERTGGWQVYQDVFCELEKSVEGLHRLYLGCVGERTGMYNINWFRFLKGPFDPIKAKSYDEASSDYYLYKQVHFGESDSLDKFKAHVLKGASGTIDVRLDSPAGDTIASITTDGTDAIYEDSVRGSVTGIHDLYISGSLVSKVDWFAFDSEQQSLGAVDQDLGTLLSSNLRGYSVNLNFSLDKNSLYEVYLYTAEYQKQNKQVFDLVANGATMDTIDMEKSDKDWAKSGPYLVKVLTDGKLSIECKAKSGIATVAGIEINKVTYSKAFNDVKIKDWFYIPVMELASQGVIFGKGTDQYKPGDHIIGEHAAYMLFGVMKRSIAENDSDFIPERYRKLSDIAPDYWAYHYMSAYYNYFYKEKMLRYDVNTKAAYSAKQYEESKKVRREEFAMAIIGTRRLDYNEDGKVFALDPELESSAKLNNYKKTDASKVTDSFRYFIELALENNLMKGDQYGNLSPKNPVTRGEAAAFIYNALKLDKNNFIKPQDDEVLAVPRITAKKRNVNVGILILPAPARDTINNIDVNDPNPDFSIMELLDRNINKPMDWVLVNPHPPVFNKSEFKDVMQYSSSEIKGIDNKSYSDFCNYFKDLRSVAKAQTDLEADMTGTGVVGDKENMKKSKFYKYWEVSINDDSLTPEKIAKDYDVLFQTSHGSITYPTDVQDKVKAFLNAGGQLWWENCRGLEIKAGDGFTDEVGFVSLNPGNNYKYPQVPVLDENGEMHPLFDNIYTIDREKTTRVYAPGLINKNSEISMLGDGEEWLNDDNRYLSGILPTDTVLLNIEDPQTGLKRPNIVTRTVKNENGPEGRIVITTSDIGCGISKFVNRGGGKAVEDYKFCYNLIGWMSKIGVSFDETTANSWDGSNAYAVEATVTNYGAKTQTYELKSACDAKLWDLTSTTDFSKYKEQYPWIKSIDAKGYPNKIVLKPNQTEVITYKFNIKTADIRYYEFTLKASEYGVLNPRDSVETTYRLNNLRVPKPVMSNVRNQNNNSTFDIVLNAPEEIDNDLRPETYELNLKFKRNGSYIDPESVFNGVVLDTSVNTPGLVVVSQNYVSDAKDVLYLKIKMDNVVFTDANQKIKLSVMLKNANTQGGMEVIGKTEVYDPISLQRLAFSNESVLRK; from the coding sequence ATGAAGAGATTAAATTTTAGGAGAGTAACAGCTTTAATTTCAGCATCAGCGTTTTTGGTTATGAGCTACACAACAGAATCCTTTGCTCTTACTGAAACGGTTCAATCGTATTGTACAAAGAAAGTATCGCCGGTTGTTTCTGTGAACTTGGGGGGGGCACAGGATATAACTGTTGATGGGGTGAATTTCAAAAGTCAAAATGCCGTGAAGAACCTTTTAACATCTGTTGGAGGTCCATCGTCAGAAGTGATTCCAAGTTCAGCAGTAAAGGCATTGTCAAAAATTGAAGCTGAATCTTTGGTGGAAAACCATGGATTGGTGATTGAGAGTTGTCCTGATACAAATGGAACCGAAAATTTGGCCTATATTGATAATGGGGACTATGCAGCTTATGAAAATGTTTACTTTGCCAGAGGAACCAGAGGTTTTATGGCTAGAGTATCAAGCGACACTGAAGGTGGATATATTGAGTTCAGGCTTGACTCACCATCAGGTGAAGTTATAGGAAAGGTTAAAGTCGAGAGAACAGGTGGGTGGCAGGTTTACCAGGACGTTTTCTGCGAACTTGAAAAAAGTGTGGAAGGCTTACACCGTTTGTATTTGGGATGTGTTGGGGAAAGAACCGGAATGTATAATATCAATTGGTTCCGCTTCTTAAAGGGCCCTTTTGATCCAATTAAAGCAAAAAGCTATGATGAAGCAAGCAGTGATTATTATTTATACAAACAAGTGCATTTTGGAGAGTCTGATAGTTTGGACAAGTTTAAAGCGCACGTTTTAAAAGGCGCTAGTGGAACGATAGATGTTAGACTTGACAGTCCAGCAGGTGACACTATTGCTTCAATTACTACAGATGGTACTGATGCAATTTATGAGGACTCGGTTAGAGGTAGCGTGACTGGTATCCATGACTTGTACATAAGCGGATCATTGGTATCAAAAGTTGATTGGTTTGCATTTGATTCAGAGCAACAGAGTTTGGGAGCTGTTGACCAGGATTTGGGAACACTCCTTTCTTCCAATTTAAGAGGGTATAGTGTTAATTTGAACTTTTCACTGGATAAAAATAGCCTGTATGAGGTTTATCTATATACGGCAGAGTATCAAAAACAGAATAAGCAAGTATTTGATCTGGTTGCAAATGGAGCAACTATGGATACAATTGATATGGAAAAGTCAGACAAAGATTGGGCTAAGAGCGGTCCATATCTTGTAAAAGTTCTCACTGATGGCAAGCTATCTATTGAGTGTAAAGCAAAAAGCGGTATTGCCACGGTTGCTGGAATTGAGATAAATAAAGTTACATATTCAAAGGCTTTTAATGATGTAAAAATTAAGGATTGGTTTTATATACCTGTAATGGAACTTGCAAGTCAGGGAGTTATTTTCGGTAAGGGAACCGACCAATATAAGCCTGGTGACCACATTATCGGGGAACATGCGGCATATATGCTTTTTGGTGTTATGAAGAGGTCTATAGCTGAGAATGACAGCGACTTTATTCCTGAAAGATATAGAAAACTATCGGATATAGCACCTGATTATTGGGCTTATCACTATATGAGTGCCTATTACAATTATTTCTATAAAGAAAAGATGTTAAGGTATGATGTTAATACAAAAGCTGCATATAGTGCTAAACAGTATGAAGAGAGCAAGAAGGTGAGACGTGAAGAATTTGCAATGGCTATAATCGGCACAAGAAGGCTGGATTATAACGAAGATGGAAAAGTATTTGCCCTGGATCCGGAACTCGAATCATCAGCAAAATTAAATAACTACAAGAAAACTGATGCTTCCAAGGTTACTGATAGTTTCAGATATTTTATAGAGCTTGCTCTGGAAAATAACTTGATGAAAGGCGACCAATATGGAAACCTCAGTCCTAAGAACCCTGTTACAAGAGGAGAGGCAGCTGCCTTTATCTATAACGCATTAAAACTTGATAAAAATAACTTCATAAAACCTCAGGACGATGAAGTTTTGGCAGTACCGAGAATAACTGCTAAGAAAAGAAATGTCAATGTTGGTATACTGATTCTTCCGGCACCGGCAAGGGATACTATAAACAACATTGATGTTAATGATCCGAATCCTGACTTCTCCATAATGGAGCTTTTAGACAGGAATATAAACAAACCTATGGATTGGGTACTTGTAAACCCTCATCCTCCAGTATTTAATAAAAGTGAATTTAAAGATGTCATGCAGTACAGTTCATCAGAAATAAAGGGAATAGACAATAAGAGCTACAGTGATTTCTGCAACTATTTCAAGGATTTGAGAAGTGTTGCAAAAGCTCAGACTGATCTTGAAGCTGACATGACAGGTACCGGAGTTGTTGGCGATAAGGAAAATATGAAGAAGTCCAAGTTCTATAAATATTGGGAGGTATCTATAAATGATGATAGCCTTACTCCTGAAAAAATTGCAAAGGACTATGACGTTTTATTCCAGACTTCTCATGGTAGTATTACTTATCCAACAGATGTACAGGATAAGGTAAAAGCTTTTTTAAATGCAGGTGGCCAGCTATGGTGGGAAAATTGCCGCGGTTTAGAGATTAAGGCTGGAGACGGTTTTACCGATGAGGTGGGTTTTGTCTCGTTAAATCCAGGCAATAACTATAAGTATCCTCAAGTACCAGTGCTTGATGAGAATGGAGAAATGCATCCTCTGTTTGACAATATTTATACAATAGACCGTGAAAAAACAACTCGTGTTTATGCTCCGGGCCTTATCAATAAAAACAGTGAGATATCAATGCTGGGTGATGGTGAAGAGTGGTTAAATGATGATAATCGTTACCTTTCAGGCATATTGCCGACTGATACTGTTTTATTGAATATAGAAGATCCGCAAACAGGACTGAAGCGCCCGAATATTGTTACAAGAACTGTAAAAAACGAGAATGGACCTGAAGGAAGAATTGTAATCACAACAAGTGATATTGGGTGCGGAATTTCAAAGTTTGTGAACCGTGGTGGCGGTAAGGCAGTAGAAGATTATAAATTCTGTTACAACCTGATTGGATGGATGTCTAAGATAGGTGTCAGCTTTGACGAGACTACTGCTAATTCATGGGATGGAAGCAATGCGTATGCTGTTGAGGCTACTGTCACAAATTACGGAGCAAAAACTCAGACATATGAACTTAAGTCAGCTTGTGATGCAAAACTTTGGGACCTTACAAGCACAACGGATTTCTCAAAATATAAGGAACAGTATCCATGGATAAAGAGCATTGATGCAAAAGGGTATCCGAATAAAATAGTGTTGAAGCCGAACCAGACTGAAGTAATAACTTATAAGTTTAACATAAAGACTGCAGACATAAGATACTATGAGTTTACTTTAAAAGCTTCAGAGTATGGAGTATTAAATCCTCGTGATTCTGTTGAAACTACATACAGGTTAAATAACCTGAGAGTTCCAAAACCTGTTATGTCGAACGTCAGGAACCAGAATAACAATAGCACATTTGATATAGTGCTAAATGCACCTGAAGAAATCGATAATGACTTAAGACCGGAAACTTACGAATTGAACCTTAAATTTAAGAGAAATGGCAGTTACATTGATCCAGAGTCGGTATTTAACGGTGTTGTGCTTGATACATCAGTTAATACTCCAGGATTGGTGGTTGTTTCACAGAACTATGTTTCTGATGCAAAGGATGTATTATATTTAAAGATAAAAATGGATAATGTAGTCTTTACCGATGCAAATCAGAAAATCAAGCTGAGTGTTATGCTTAAGAACGCTAATACTCAGGGCGGTATGGAAGTGATAGGCAAGACGGAGGTATACGATCCGATTTCGCTTCAAAGACTTGCATTCTCAAATGAGTCGGTTCTTAGAAAGTAG
- the cdd gene encoding cytidine deaminase produces the protein MDYENLVKLANDIKKNAYAPYSNFHVGAALIGNSGKVYTGVNIENSSYGATICAERTAICKAISEGEKSIKAIAIASDSEDYTFPCGICRQVILEFADKDLVILCSNNNGKYKVFSLNDFLPNAFVFEK, from the coding sequence ATGGATTATGAAAATTTGGTTAAGCTAGCAAACGATATCAAAAAAAATGCATACGCTCCATATTCCAACTTTCATGTCGGAGCCGCACTAATAGGTAATTCGGGCAAAGTGTACACTGGTGTAAATATCGAGAACTCCTCCTACGGAGCAACTATCTGCGCCGAGCGAACCGCCATCTGCAAAGCCATTTCTGAAGGCGAAAAAAGCATAAAAGCTATTGCAATTGCAAGCGATTCCGAAGACTATACTTTTCCTTGCGGTATATGCAGACAGGTTATATTGGAATTTGCCGATAAAGACCTTGTGATACTTTGCAGCAATAACAATGGTAAATATAAAGTATTCAGTCTTAATGATTTCTTACCGAACGCATTTGTTTTTGAGAAGTAA